A region of Planktothrix tepida PCC 9214 DNA encodes the following proteins:
- a CDS encoding AAA family ATPase, translated as MLIRFTVENFLSFNERTEFTMIASPDDNHPDHVVQEDNKKSIRLLRTSLIYGASNSGKSNLIKAMKFAQDFIVDGVDKNKNIKVSPFKRDQDSLKKPSRFEFEFRHDKKQYAYGFIIDATQVYEEWLFEIGINQEKSIYERNGNDYQFNFKHSLFNKIEGEEESRIKYESKSTRENLLFLTNSKERSITYFENIYNWFSKVLTILFPESKSFALPLLLKDNEKLLNQGFFKKFNKLLQSLDLGIERVDINEIDLEKYERIPLEVKEMIQEEFPYHDETANAIFVLSRNKGSSLMIRSIPGSKALKVMKLVIIKYDKNKKEVLFEIEEESDGTQRIIDLIPMLIKLSQGDAVFVIDEIERSLHVLLARKIFEIFLNFEIENQNQNDKLHNSQLIATTHQAILLDIKELFRKDEIWFIEQDKHGQSIAYSLANTQVENLDLAKGYINGRFGAIHSFPEIKNDEEPVLAK; from the coding sequence ATGTTAATTCGGTTTACTGTAGAAAATTTTCTATCCTTTAATGAAAGAACTGAATTTACGATGATTGCTTCTCCTGACGACAATCATCCTGATCATGTTGTTCAAGAGGATAACAAAAAATCTATTAGATTATTAAGAACTTCTTTAATTTATGGAGCTAGTAATTCTGGTAAATCTAACTTGATTAAAGCGATGAAATTTGCTCAAGATTTTATTGTAGATGGTGTTGATAAAAATAAAAATATAAAAGTTAGTCCATTTAAACGTGATCAAGATTCTTTAAAAAAGCCATCTCGGTTTGAATTTGAGTTTAGACATGATAAAAAACAGTATGCTTACGGATTTATCATTGATGCTACTCAAGTTTATGAAGAATGGTTATTTGAAATAGGTATTAATCAAGAAAAAAGCATTTATGAAAGAAATGGTAATGATTATCAATTCAACTTTAAACATTCTCTATTTAATAAAATAGAAGGTGAAGAAGAAAGCAGAATTAAATATGAATCTAAAAGTACGAGAGAAAATTTATTATTCTTAACTAATTCTAAAGAGCGGAGTATTACATATTTTGAAAATATTTATAATTGGTTCTCAAAGGTATTAACAATTTTATTCCCTGAAAGTAAATCTTTTGCACTTCCGTTACTGTTAAAGGACAATGAAAAATTATTGAACCAAGGTTTTTTTAAAAAATTTAATAAATTATTACAATCTTTGGATTTAGGAATAGAAAGAGTAGATATTAATGAGATTGATTTAGAAAAGTATGAGAGAATTCCACTAGAAGTTAAAGAAATGATTCAAGAAGAATTCCCTTATCATGATGAAACAGCTAATGCAATATTTGTTTTATCGAGAAATAAAGGGAGCAGTTTAATGATTCGATCTATTCCAGGTTCAAAAGCTTTAAAAGTTATGAAATTGGTTATAATTAAGTATGATAAAAATAAAAAAGAAGTTTTGTTTGAAATTGAAGAAGAATCAGATGGAACCCAAAGAATTATAGATTTAATCCCAATGTTAATTAAACTGTCTCAAGGCGATGCTGTTTTTGTGATTGATGAAATAGAAAGAAGCCTTCATGTATTGTTAGCACGGAAAATATTTGAGATTTTTCTCAATTTTGAAATAGAGAATCAAAATCAAAATGATAAATTGCATAATAGCCAATTAATTGCTACAACACATCAAGCTATTCTTTTGGATATTAAAGAACTTTTTAGAAAGGATGAAATTTGGTTTATTGAACAAGATAAACATGGACAATCAATTGCCTATTCTCTTGCAAACACCCAGGTAGAAAATTTAGATTTAGCTAAAGGTTATATTAACGGTCGGTTTGGAGCTATCCATTCTTTCCCAGAGATTAAAAATGATGAAGAACCAGTTTTGGCTAAATAA
- a CDS encoding restriction endonuclease yields MSAIATSQTMNQSLNIPSHNDLFEPTIKALKSLGGSGTVQEIHDQVCQIQSFSEQQQSILHKQGPQTEIDYRLGWVRTYLKVYGVLESVGRGVWSLTEKGRNLQVINPKEINRFVNQTTRKKTEKVISESVEDINLLPQPTIETIESISDQDQIPANSDIWIEKLLEILQQIHPDSFERLCQRILRESGFIKVEVIGRKGDGGIDGIGVLKIALLSFQVFFQCKRYKGSVGPSEIRDFRGAMVGRTDKGLFLTTGTFTSSAKQEATRDGAPVLDLIDGEQLCQILKDLNLGVETKMIEVVEIDQNWFNHL; encoded by the coding sequence ATGAGTGCGATCGCAACTTCTCAAACAATGAATCAATCCTTAAATATTCCCTCTCATAACGATTTATTTGAACCCACGATTAAAGCTCTTAAATCTTTAGGAGGGTCAGGAACGGTGCAAGAAATTCATGATCAAGTCTGTCAAATTCAAAGTTTTTCAGAACAACAACAGAGCATTTTACATAAACAAGGGCCACAGACAGAAATTGACTATCGTTTAGGTTGGGTGAGAACTTATTTAAAAGTATATGGAGTTTTAGAAAGTGTAGGACGAGGAGTATGGTCACTCACGGAGAAAGGTAGAAATCTGCAAGTTATTAATCCTAAAGAAATTAATAGATTTGTCAATCAAACAACCCGAAAAAAAACTGAAAAGGTTATTTCTGAATCTGTTGAAGATATTAATTTATTACCACAACCTACAATTGAAACAATAGAATCTATTTCAGATCAGGATCAAATTCCTGCTAATTCAGATATTTGGATAGAAAAATTATTAGAAATTTTACAACAAATTCATCCTGATAGTTTTGAACGGTTATGTCAACGAATTTTAAGAGAATCCGGCTTTATTAAAGTTGAAGTAATCGGAAGAAAAGGAGATGGGGGAATTGATGGAATTGGAGTCTTAAAAATTGCCCTATTGAGTTTTCAAGTCTTCTTTCAATGTAAACGTTATAAAGGTTCTGTTGGCCCTTCTGAAATTCGAGATTTCCGAGGTGCTATGGTAGGAAGAACCGATAAAGGTTTATTTCTAACCACAGGAACTTTTACCAGTTCAGCCAAACAAGAAGCAACCCGTGACGGTGCGCCTGTATTGGATTTAATTGATGGGGAACAACTTTGTCAAATTCTCAAAGATTTGAATTTAGGAGTCGAAACAAAAATGATTGAAGTCGTTGAAATTGATCAAAATTGGTTTAATCATTTATAA
- a CDS encoding class I SAM-dependent methyltransferase — protein MKPVYQYLSFIICSVAVFLGGYLLNPYATLALTSTQVTPVYEYRTLHNPDGIGKFYLGREIAQVMGHEGAGWLERPSRETSERPQQAIAALNLKPTDIVADIGAGTGYFTFRISFLVPQGKVYAVDLQPEMLELINFVKNQETIQNVEPILGTVDHPNLPESTLDLVLMVDAYHEFQYPQEMMQGIVKALKPGGRVVLLEYRKENPFILIKELHKMSEKQVKKEMQAVGLNWRETRSFLPQQHFLVFEKP, from the coding sequence ATGAAACCTGTGTATCAATATTTATCCTTTATTATTTGTAGCGTTGCGGTGTTTTTGGGAGGATATTTACTTAACCCCTATGCCACCCTAGCGTTAACGTCTACTCAAGTTACTCCTGTTTACGAATATCGCACTTTACACAATCCTGATGGTATTGGTAAATTTTATTTAGGTCGGGAAATTGCTCAAGTCATGGGTCATGAAGGCGCAGGATGGTTAGAACGCCCCAGCCGAGAAACCTCTGAACGCCCTCAACAAGCGATCGCAGCTTTAAATTTAAAACCGACGGATATTGTGGCAGATATCGGCGCAGGAACCGGATATTTTACCTTTAGAATTAGTTTCTTAGTTCCCCAAGGAAAAGTGTATGCAGTCGATCTACAACCCGAAATGTTAGAGTTAATTAATTTTGTCAAAAATCAGGAAACTATTCAAAATGTAGAACCCATATTAGGAACAGTTGATCATCCTAATTTACCCGAATCTACCCTTGATTTAGTGTTAATGGTGGATGCTTATCATGAATTTCAATATCCCCAAGAAATGATGCAAGGCATTGTAAAAGCCCTTAAACCAGGCGGACGAGTGGTATTATTAGAATATCGAAAAGAAAATCCTTTTATTTTAATTAAGGAACTTCATAAAATGTCAGAAAAACAAGTTAAAAAAGAAATGCAAGCCGTTGGTTTAAACTGGCGAGAAACTAGATCTTTTTTGCCTCAACAACATTTTTTAGTGTTTGAAAAACCTTAA
- a CDS encoding Uma2 family endonuclease: protein MTTSTLFLPEQRTLLKQVSWKTFINLLTDLGNNRSARLYYDQGVLEIMTPLGEHENNNRFIDDLIRAIADELNLNLKKMGSLTLKREEVLKGAEPDSCYYLENESLVRNQQNIDLVSDPPPDLVLEIDITSSSLDKRPIYAAFGVPELWRYNGRKLEVFILDKTTQSYQQVTQSLHFPWLPLEIIPQYIRQSLIDGETATLKAFRSFVRQFIPC from the coding sequence ATGACTACATCTACTTTATTTTTACCGGAACAACGTACCCTGTTAAAACAGGTAAGTTGGAAAACGTTTATCAATTTATTAACCGATTTAGGAAATAATCGCTCGGCTCGGTTATATTATGATCAGGGAGTATTAGAAATTATGACCCCATTAGGAGAACATGAAAATAATAATCGGTTTATTGATGATTTAATTCGGGCTATAGCTGATGAATTAAACCTAAATCTTAAAAAAATGGGTTCTTTAACATTAAAAAGAGAAGAAGTCTTAAAAGGTGCAGAACCGGATTCTTGTTATTATTTAGAAAATGAATCGTTAGTTAGAAATCAACAGAATATTGATTTAGTATCAGACCCACCCCCTGATTTAGTTTTAGAAATTGATATCACCAGCAGTTCTTTAGATAAACGTCCGATTTATGCAGCCTTTGGAGTTCCTGAACTGTGGCGTTATAATGGCAGAAAACTAGAAGTTTTTATTTTAGATAAAACGACTCAATCTTATCAGCAAGTCACTCAAAGTTTACATTTTCCCTGGCTACCTTTAGAAATCATTCCTCAATATATTCGTCAAAGTTTAATCGATGGAGAAACTGCAACGTTAAAAGCCTTTAGAAGTTTTGTTAGACAGTTCATTCCTTGTTGA
- the gltX gene encoding glutamate--tRNA ligase, producing MSVRVRLAPSPTGNLHIGTARTAVFNWLFARNQGGTFVLRVEDTDLERSRPEYTENILTGLTWLGLTWDEGPFYQSDRLDLYRQAIQTLLEKGLAYRCYCTPEELDAMREAQKANNEAPRYDNRHRHLTPEQQAQFEAEGRQAVIRFKIDDDREISWTDLVRGKVTWKGSDLGGDMVIARASNQGEIGQPLYNFVVVVDDIDMKITQVIRGEDHISNTPKQILLYEALNAATPEFGHTPLILNAEGRKLSKRDGVTSISDFKTMGYTPEALANYMTLLGWTPPDATQELFTLEEAAKHFSFERVNKAGAKFDWDKLNWINSQYLHKMPIPELTALLIPYWQEAGYQFDQNTDRAWLEQLTALIGPSLTTLKDAVEMSQLFFTQTVELDEEAKMQLQQEGAIAIVQAIQDKITQQRDQPLTSDAAKAMINSAMKETNVKKGLVMRSLRAALMGTMHGPDLIESWLLFHQKGIDLIRFQTVLQG from the coding sequence ATGAGTGTTAGAGTTCGTCTTGCCCCAAGTCCAACCGGGAATTTACATATAGGAACGGCTAGAACTGCGGTGTTTAACTGGTTATTTGCGCGTAACCAAGGAGGTACATTTGTTCTGCGGGTTGAAGATACTGACTTAGAACGGTCTCGCCCTGAATATACTGAAAACATTCTCACGGGGTTAACGTGGTTAGGCTTAACCTGGGATGAAGGGCCATTTTATCAATCTGATCGTTTAGACTTATATCGTCAAGCCATCCAAACCTTATTGGAAAAAGGGTTAGCTTATCGTTGCTATTGTACCCCAGAAGAATTAGATGCCATGCGAGAAGCCCAAAAAGCTAATAACGAAGCGCCTCGCTATGATAACCGTCATCGCCATCTGACTCCCGAACAGCAAGCACAATTTGAAGCCGAAGGTCGTCAAGCGGTAATTCGCTTTAAAATTGATGATGATCGAGAAATTAGTTGGACAGATTTAGTACGCGGAAAAGTCACTTGGAAAGGCAGTGATTTAGGCGGAGATATGGTGATTGCTAGAGCTTCTAATCAAGGTGAAATTGGGCAACCGCTTTATAATTTTGTCGTGGTTGTTGATGATATTGATATGAAAATTACCCAGGTTATTCGGGGTGAAGATCATATTTCTAATACGCCTAAACAAATTTTACTTTATGAAGCGTTAAATGCAGCAACTCCTGAATTTGGTCATACACCATTAATTTTGAATGCTGAGGGGCGTAAGTTATCAAAACGGGATGGCGTTACCTCGATTTCTGATTTTAAAACAATGGGATATACCCCCGAAGCGTTAGCGAATTATATGACGTTATTGGGTTGGACTCCCCCCGATGCAACTCAGGAATTATTTACGTTAGAAGAAGCCGCAAAACACTTTAGTTTTGAACGGGTCAATAAAGCCGGAGCAAAATTTGATTGGGATAAATTGAATTGGATTAATAGCCAATATCTTCATAAAATGCCCATTCCCGAATTAACAGCTTTATTAATTCCCTATTGGCAAGAAGCGGGTTATCAATTTGACCAGAATACAGATCGAGCTTGGTTAGAACAGCTTACGGCATTAATTGGCCCTAGTTTAACCACCTTAAAAGATGCCGTTGAAATGAGTCAATTATTTTTTACCCAAACCGTAGAGTTAGACGAAGAAGCAAAAATGCAATTACAACAAGAAGGTGCGATCGCAATTGTGCAGGCAATTCAGGATAAAATAACCCAACAACGGGATCAACCCTTAACATCAGATGCTGCTAAAGCAATGATTAATAGTGCGATGAAAGAAACAAACGTCAAAAAAGGTTTAGTGATGCGATCGCTCAGAGCAGCTTTGATGGGAACAATGCACGGCCCAGATTTAATTGAATCTTGGTTACTGTTCCATCAAAAAGGGATTGATTTAATTCGTTTTCAAACTGTTTTACAGGGTTAA
- a CDS encoding DNA phosphorothioation-associated protein 4 yields MAVTRIRIAKDKAELVRSLTEIEGKTGPFQTYADVIAFAALLGKRRKKRIPVDGLSKRDPGPISMEVFISRGYDAMIKLVAIAETQNPKILSPFELEAEEQRALIFEEYANGGLEILREECRGTVDYSDRLLLILMAERDRPCQPEGEFDLSRFLG; encoded by the coding sequence ATGGCAGTAACCCGAATTAGAATTGCGAAAGATAAAGCAGAATTAGTGCGGTCGCTGACAGAAATTGAAGGCAAAACAGGGCCGTTTCAAACCTATGCTGATGTTATCGCTTTTGCTGCATTATTAGGAAAACGACGAAAAAAACGAATTCCAGTTGATGGACTTTCTAAACGTGATCCAGGGCCGATTTCAATGGAAGTTTTTATTTCCAGGGGATATGATGCTATGATTAAATTAGTGGCGATCGCCGAAACCCAAAACCCTAAAATTTTATCTCCCTTTGAACTCGAAGCCGAAGAACAACGAGCATTAATTTTTGAAGAATATGCCAATGGCGGGTTAGAAATATTACGAGAGGAATGTCGAGGGACAGTTGATTATTCAGATCGATTATTATTAATTTTAATGGCTGAACGCGATCGCCCATGTCAACCGGAAGGTGAATTTGATTTAAGTCGTTTCCTCGGTTAA
- a CDS encoding long-chain acyl-[acyl-carrier-protein] reductase — translation MFGLIGHLTSLEHAQAVARDLGYPEYADQGLDFWCSAPPQIVDDIKVTSITGQIIEGKYVESCFLPEMLASRRIKSATRKIINAMAHAQKNGINITALGGFSSIIFENFNLEQIKEVRNIKLEFERFTTGNTHTAYIICRQVENEATKLGINLAKATVAICGATGDIGSAVCRWLNRLTEAGELLLIARDKERLNALQEELGRGKIMGLEEALPQADIIVWVASMPKGVEIDPNTLKKPCLLIDGGYPKNLATKIQHPEIYILDGGIVEHSLDIDWKIMKIVNMKLPGRQLFACFAESMLLEFEKIYTNFSWGRNQITLEKMEHIGNVSVKHGFKPLALPL, via the coding sequence ATGTTTGGTTTAATCGGTCATCTTACAAGCCTAGAACACGCCCAAGCCGTAGCCAGAGATTTAGGATATCCTGAATATGCTGACCAAGGGTTAGATTTTTGGTGTAGCGCCCCGCCTCAAATCGTTGATGATATTAAAGTCACGAGTATTACCGGCCAAATCATTGAAGGTAAATATGTGGAATCTTGCTTTTTACCGGAAATGTTAGCCAGCCGTCGGATTAAATCGGCGACTCGCAAAATCATTAATGCCATGGCTCATGCTCAAAAAAATGGTATTAATATCACGGCTTTAGGGGGATTTTCCTCGATTATTTTTGAAAATTTTAACTTAGAACAAATTAAGGAAGTTCGTAATATTAAGTTAGAGTTTGAACGGTTTACCACGGGAAATACCCACACTGCTTATATTATCTGTCGTCAGGTTGAAAATGAAGCGACAAAGTTAGGGATTAATTTAGCCAAAGCAACCGTTGCGATTTGTGGTGCGACTGGAGATATTGGCAGTGCGGTTTGTCGTTGGCTTAACCGTCTGACAGAAGCCGGAGAATTGTTATTAATTGCCCGTGATAAGGAACGCCTAAATGCTTTACAGGAAGAATTAGGACGGGGAAAAATTATGGGGTTAGAAGAAGCCTTACCTCAAGCCGATATTATTGTTTGGGTTGCCAGTATGCCCAAAGGGGTAGAAATTGACCCGAATACGTTGAAGAAACCTTGTTTGCTAATTGACGGCGGCTATCCTAAGAATTTAGCCACAAAAATTCAACATCCTGAAATTTACATTTTAGATGGTGGAATTGTTGAACACTCCCTTGATATTGACTGGAAAATTATGAAAATTGTCAATATGAAGTTACCCGGTCGTCAACTGTTTGCCTGTTTTGCCGAATCAATGTTATTGGAATTTGAAAAAATTTACACCAATTTTTCTTGGGGTCGAAATCAAATTACGCTGGAAAAAATGGAACACATTGGCAACGTTTCTGTCAAACATGGATTTAAACCTTTAGCTTTACCTTTGTAA
- a CDS encoding carbohydrate ABC transporter permease codes for MKTAIEREKILVGLSWGLLLMGAGVVLLPLLVVLLTSFSTPNAVGETQFSVANYQQAWHRGNFLLAFANSTLVALGVTAFQVITSALAGYALARLQFPGRQTLLLLVLATLVIPFQLLVIPIFLVLKWGHLLNTYWALILPTAVNGFGIFLLRQYFLTIPVELEESAALDGANRWQILWQIMLPLAQPALVTLFLFTFIGEWNDLFKPLVFTTKPQLKTVQLVLAEFQEQFTSSWQLLMAAVVISSIPVIVLFLIGQKQFIRGIATTGIKN; via the coding sequence ATGAAAACAGCAATTGAACGGGAAAAAATATTAGTGGGATTGAGTTGGGGTCTGTTGTTGATGGGGGCTGGGGTTGTATTATTACCCTTATTGGTGGTGTTGCTGACTTCCTTCTCAACTCCCAACGCTGTTGGCGAAACTCAGTTCAGCGTTGCTAACTATCAGCAAGCTTGGCATCGAGGGAACTTTCTGTTAGCGTTTGCCAATTCGACGTTAGTAGCTTTAGGAGTAACGGCATTTCAAGTGATCACTTCGGCTTTAGCCGGATACGCCTTAGCTCGATTACAGTTCCCCGGACGACAAACTCTATTATTGCTCGTTCTGGCAACGCTGGTGATTCCCTTTCAGTTATTGGTAATTCCGATTTTTTTAGTGTTGAAGTGGGGACATCTGCTCAATACCTATTGGGCTTTAATTTTACCAACGGCTGTGAATGGCTTTGGAATTTTCCTTCTGCGTCAATATTTCCTGACAATTCCGGTGGAGTTAGAAGAATCTGCGGCTTTAGATGGAGCTAATCGATGGCAGATTTTATGGCAAATCATGTTACCTTTAGCTCAACCTGCCCTAGTGACGTTATTTTTATTTACCTTTATTGGGGAATGGAATGATTTATTTAAACCTCTGGTATTTACCACTAAACCCCAATTAAAAACCGTGCAGTTAGTTTTAGCGGAATTTCAAGAACAATTTACCAGCAGTTGGCAATTATTAATGGCGGCGGTTGTCATTTCTTCAATTCCTGTAATTGTATTATTTTTAATCGGGCAAAAACAATTTATTCGAGGGATTGCCACAACTGGGATTAAGAATTAA
- a CDS encoding nucleoside triphosphate pyrophosphohydrolase, translating into MRRDYNKLVRDRIPELIQKSGYQCDITTLSETEYRQALRDKILEEAQEVVQASDQELVQELADLLEVVEALMESYGIENERILLERDHKRAEKGGFEHKIKLLWTEAIA; encoded by the coding sequence TTGCGTCGAGACTATAACAAATTAGTGCGTGATCGCATTCCTGAACTGATTCAAAAATCAGGGTATCAGTGTGATATTACCACATTATCGGAAACTGAATATCGTCAAGCTTTACGCGATAAAATTCTGGAAGAAGCTCAAGAAGTTGTCCAAGCTTCTGATCAGGAATTAGTTCAGGAATTAGCAGATTTATTAGAGGTAGTAGAAGCTTTAATGGAAAGTTACGGGATTGAAAATGAACGAATTTTATTAGAACGAGATCATAAACGGGCAGAAAAAGGAGGCTTTGAACACAAAATTAAATTACTCTGGACAGAAGCCATCGCCTAA
- a CDS encoding CAAD domain-containing protein, whose product MANSPRSRKSSDAKGNSSQSKKPKPTVNSTPAQASEAETGANSPLSPSSEPPVAETPVEESVTPAEPITDEAIVEQVLEELPPVEEPTSEPVATEHPVVEEPTPEPVATEHPVEEPTLEPITDQAIVEQVLEELPLVDEPTPEPIVEEPVAVEEPTPEPVVEEPVAVEEPTPEPVVEEPVTDETVVEQVIEELPPVIEPTPEPVTDQAIVEQVLEELPPIVEPELAEPQPQWANTSATEVLFNAEPVTTPATKVEVVIDSPTSFSYDSVNQSIQPMKEEILAFLSQLPENLGGFFKEYKRPLTTVGLLIALLVTFKILTGLVEIINEIPLIKPTFETVGLGYSAWFIYRYLLKAETRKELSTDFNTLKEEILGKKS is encoded by the coding sequence ATGGCAAATTCTCCCAGATCTCGCAAATCATCCGATGCTAAAGGCAATTCTTCCCAATCTAAAAAACCTAAGCCTACCGTGAATTCAACACCCGCCCAAGCATCTGAAGCAGAAACGGGAGCTAATTCCCCCCTATCCCCATCTTCAGAACCTCCGGTTGCTGAAACTCCCGTTGAGGAGTCTGTCACCCCAGCAGAACCCATCACGGATGAAGCAATTGTAGAGCAGGTGCTTGAAGAGTTACCCCCGGTGGAAGAACCGACATCGGAACCTGTAGCCACCGAACATCCGGTTGTGGAAGAACCGACACCGGAACCCGTAGCCACCGAACATCCGGTGGAAGAACCCACATTAGAACCTATAACTGATCAAGCGATAGTGGAACAGGTTCTCGAAGAGTTACCGCTTGTAGACGAACCTACGCCGGAACCTATCGTTGAGGAGCCTGTAGCAGTGGAAGAACCCACACCGGAACCTGTCGTTGAGGAGCCTGTAGCAGTGGAAGAACCCACGCCGGAACCTGTCGTCGAGGAGCCTGTAACTGATGAAACAGTCGTGGAACAGGTTATTGAAGAGTTACCTCCAGTCATTGAACCGACACCGGAACCTGTGACGGATCAAGCGATAGTAGAACAAGTTCTCGAAGAGTTGCCTCCTATCGTTGAACCAGAACTTGCTGAACCTCAACCGCAATGGGCTAATACTTCAGCAACGGAGGTTTTATTCAATGCTGAACCCGTGACAACCCCTGCCACTAAAGTTGAGGTGGTTATTGATTCTCCAACTTCATTCTCTTATGATTCTGTTAACCAATCTATACAACCTATGAAAGAAGAAATTCTCGCGTTTTTATCTCAACTTCCCGAAAATTTAGGAGGTTTCTTTAAGGAATACAAGCGTCCTTTAACCACTGTGGGTTTATTAATTGCCCTCTTAGTTACCTTTAAAATTTTAACGGGATTAGTGGAAATTATTAATGAAATTCCTCTAATTAAACCCACGTTTGAAACCGTTGGTTTGGGATATTCAGCTTGGTTTATTTATCGTTATCTCCTGAAAGCAGAGACTCGTAAGGAACTCAGCACCGATTTTAATACCCTCAAAGAAGAAATTCTGGGTAAAAAATCATAA
- a CDS encoding aldehyde oxygenase (deformylating) → MPQLEAIPAIDFQSETYKDAYSRINAIVIEGEQEAYDNYIKLGEMLPEHQENLARLAKMEMRHQKGFQSCGRNLAVTPDMEFAREFFSSLHQNFKDAATEGKLVTCLLIQSLIIECFAIAAYNIYIPVADDFARKITEGVVKDEYLHLNFGEEWLKANFEASKAELEEANRQNLPIIWRMLNQVADDAHILGMEKEALVEDFMIAYGEALSNIGFSTRDIMRMSAYGLTAA, encoded by the coding sequence ATGCCACAGCTTGAAGCTATTCCAGCGATTGACTTCCAATCGGAAACCTATAAGGATGCTTACAGCCGGATTAATGCCATTGTGATTGAAGGGGAACAGGAAGCTTACGACAATTACATCAAGCTGGGTGAAATGTTACCAGAGCATCAAGAAAATTTAGCGCGTTTGGCTAAAATGGAAATGCGCCATCAGAAAGGGTTTCAATCCTGTGGTCGGAATTTAGCCGTGACACCGGACATGGAATTTGCTCGTGAGTTCTTTTCTTCCTTGCACCAAAATTTTAAGGATGCAGCCACAGAAGGTAAACTGGTCACCTGCTTGCTGATTCAATCTTTAATTATTGAATGCTTTGCGATCGCAGCTTACAACATTTACATCCCCGTTGCGGATGATTTTGCCCGCAAAATTACCGAAGGGGTGGTTAAAGATGAGTATCTGCACCTCAACTTTGGGGAAGAATGGCTAAAAGCGAATTTTGAAGCCTCCAAAGCGGAACTGGAAGAAGCCAACCGCCAAAATCTTCCGATTATTTGGAGAATGCTCAACCAAGTGGCCGATGATGCTCATATTCTGGGCATGGAAAAAGAGGCCTTAGTTGAAGATTTTATGATTGCTTATGGGGAAGCTCTAAGCAATATCGGATTTTCAACCCGCGATATTATGCGGATGTCCGCCTACGGTCTAACCGCAGCCTAA
- a CDS encoding RloB family protein — protein sequence MPRERNDYQRIVQDISDECKDGKWKIYVIAAEGDKTEYFYFKELIQQYCLQLNRKNIKLKYLDKTYSGDSSPAAVYAQLKQCYDELVKKYDIQEYDELWMIIDTDDYNNRKVKIQQLIELCHDNTNFKMGLSNPCFELWLILHFVDADTQLGKSNNSQKSKTNKKRKVKQPTIRESIENEGIKGRPKLCKRVLDDIHPDKSKSNYYKEFIKGKYLVAAIERARKLGECQPTDEDFPQRIGTMVYKLLEQFSELFEQLD from the coding sequence ATGCCTAGAGAAAGAAATGATTATCAACGAATAGTCCAAGATATTTCAGATGAGTGCAAGGATGGTAAGTGGAAAATTTATGTTATTGCAGCAGAAGGTGACAAGACAGAATATTTTTATTTTAAAGAACTCATTCAACAATACTGTTTACAGTTAAACAGAAAGAATATTAAGTTAAAATATCTTGATAAAACCTATTCTGGAGACTCTTCTCCTGCTGCTGTTTATGCACAATTAAAGCAATGTTATGATGAGCTAGTTAAAAAATATGATATCCAAGAGTATGATGAATTATGGATGATTATTGATACAGATGATTATAATAACCGTAAAGTTAAAATTCAGCAATTAATAGAACTCTGTCACGACAACACAAATTTTAAAATGGGATTGAGTAACCCTTGCTTTGAACTTTGGTTAATTCTCCATTTTGTAGATGCTGATACTCAATTGGGGAAAAGTAATAATTCCCAAAAATCTAAAACTAATAAAAAACGGAAAGTCAAACAACCTACAATCAGGGAATCCATTGAAAATGAAGGAATCAAAGGTAGACCTAAACTTTGTAAGAGGGTTCTTGATGATATCCACCCAGATAAATCTAAATCTAATTACTATAAAGAATTTATTAAAGGTAAGTATCTAGTTGCTGCAATTGAACGAGCTAGAAAACTAGGAGAGTGCCAGCCTACTGATGAGGATTTTCCTCAAAGAATCGGTACAATGGTTTATAAACTTTTAGAACAGTTTTCAGAATTATTTGAACAATTAGATTAA